The following proteins come from a genomic window of Lolium rigidum isolate FL_2022 chromosome 5, APGP_CSIRO_Lrig_0.1, whole genome shotgun sequence:
- the LOC124656307 gene encoding uncharacterized protein LOC124656307 translates to MAVKRMRRRSRDYGQCPAEILLHLRRIPAFLKQHGLHHTAHTLEMEAGVFFQAAHLLELVSQGRWGPAHRYLRSFSALWGDDDGAATRQYTALLDSLAHNSKLAWFACRGDEGGRAAALRKPPFHLFREYPETAEREAMYCSMASQQARESVDWNDIKLRTLEKAKELLQLRPNLELLPSNQLPRHMPMPQDIVPLGYGFTAQLRAHTIVKNNITLIFFAHY, encoded by the exons ATGGCCGTGAAGAGGATGCGTCGGCGGAGTCGCGATTACGGGCAATGTCCCGCCGAGATTCTGCTGCACCTCCGGCGGATACCTGCTTTCCTCAAGCAGCACGGCCTGCATCACACCGCGCACAC GCTGGAGATGGAGGCCGGAGTGTTCTTCCAGGCGGCGCACCTGCTGGAGCTCGTGAGTCAAGGACGGTGGGGCCCCGCGCACCGCTACCTGCGCAGCTTCTCGGCCCTTTGGGGCGACGACGATGGCGCCGCGACCCGGCAGTACACCGCCCTCCTCGACAGCCTCGCACACAACTCAAAGCTAGCTTGGTTCGCCTGCCGCGGCGACGAaggcggccgcgccgccgccttgcgCAAACCTCCCTTCCACCTCTTCCGTGAATACCCCGAGACAGCCGAACGCGAGGCCATGTACTGCTCCATGGCCTCCCAACAAGCCAG GGAATCCGTGGACTGGAATGACATAAAACTCAGGACCTTAGAGAAGGCGAAAGAGCTGCTGCAACTGCGTCCCAACCTGGAACTCCTACCGTCGAACCAATTGCCGCGGCACATGCCCATGCCTCAGGACATAGTTCCTCTTGGGTACGGATTTACAGCTCAATTGCGAGCTCACACAATAGTCAAGAACAATATCACTTTGATCTTTTTTGCACACTACTGA